Within the Bacillus sp. FSL K6-3431 genome, the region GAATGATCGAATGTTAAAATCGATGAGTCTATACACAATTAAAGATTTGTCTAAAGTTTGTTCGCTTCAACCAAATAGTACTTCCGAAGATATAAAAATCATCCAAGAAAACGCATCATTACGAACAGCTATTTCTTTATTATTAAATCAAGAAGCTGATCAACTCGTCATTGAAGATGAAAATGGAAATAATATGGGCAGCTTGACGTTTGACCTTATCGACGAGTTCCTTCGCATGGAAGTTAGAGGAAGCAAAGTATATGAATAAAAAGAAACTAATAGCGAATATTGTCAAAGTAATATCTTGGATATTTGTAATTGTCTTTTTTTATTGGGCAATCAAGAACAATATGCTTACTCATATTTATGAAGAGCCAGATAAATTTTTGCGATTGCTCAAGCAACACCTAACAATCGTACTCGTCTCAGGTTTAGCGGCTATTTTTACGGCAATTCCATTAGGTATATTATTGACACGACCGAGATTTCGTAAAGGAGAATGGTTGTTTGTCAATATTGCAAACTTAGGACAAACGATCCCGAGTTTAGCTATTTTGGCACTTGCGATGGGATTTTTAGGAATTGGGATAAAAGCTGCAATTATCGCCTTATATGTGTTTTCAGTTTTGCCGATTCTCCAAAACACAATAGCGGGATTAGATTCTGTTGATAAACAAACAATCGATGCAGCAAAAGGAATGGGCTTCACGCCTACACAAGTTCTGTGGAAAATAGAAATGCCACAAGCTTCTTTTTTTATTTTTGCAGGGATACGAACTGCCCTAGTTATCAATATAGGTACCGCGGCATTGGCATACTTAATTGGTGGCGGTGGATTAGGTGTTTGGGTTTTTACAGGTATTCAATTATTTGATAATGGCTTTTTATTGTCTGGTGCGATTCCCATTACAATACTAGCGATTGTGATCGACTATTTATGTAGGGGACTAGAATATTTAGTCGTACCAAAGGGGTTAAGATTAGCTAGAAAAAGAAATGGATAAACAGATATAGGGGGAATGAAATAGATGAAAAAGTTATTAATACTATTATCAACTTTTGTATTAGTTTTCGTTTTAGCAGGATGTAATAACGGTAAAGATTCAAAAAAAATTACTGTTGGTGCTAAGAACTTTACTGAACAGTTTATTTTATCGAAGATGACAACAATAATGCTAGAAGAAAATGGATTTGATGTAAAAGAAAAAAGTAACCTAGCAAGTCTTGCACTTAGAAGTGCACTAGAAAACAAGCAAGTCGATCTTACTTGGGACTATACAGGAACTGGACTTGTCACATATTTAAAAGAAGATCCAATCAGTGATGGTCAAGAAGCACTCAAAAAACTCAATGAACTTGATAAAAAAAATGATATTGCTTGGTCAAATATTACCGAAGCAGACAACACGTATGCACTTGTGATGAGAGCTGATCAGGCAAAAGAATTAGGAATAAGCACGCTAAGTGATTTTGCTAGCTATATGAATGAACATCCGGATAAATTAAAGATGGCTTCACATGCAGAATTTGCTAATCGTCCAGACGGAATACCTGGAGTAGAGAAAGAATATGGTTTTGAATTTGCTGATGGATCTATCGTAGAAATGGATTCTGGGCTTACGTATGCAGCATTGAAAGATAAACAGGTCGATGTATCTGTTGCGTTTGCGACAGATGCTCGTATTAAAGAATTTGATTTTATTATTCTTGAAGATAATAAAAGCTTTTTCCCTTCTTACCAAGCAGCAGTTGCGATGACAATTAAAACAAAAGAAAAGTATCCGGAAATCGAAGAAATTTTAGCACCTTTACAAGATATTCTTAATAGTGAAACATTACGTGATTTAAACTATCAAGTAGATATAGAGGAAAAAAGCGAAGATGCTGTTGCTAGAGAATTTTTAATTGAAAACGGATTGATTGAAAAGTAAGTAATATAACAAGGGCTGTTCCAAAAGTCATAAAATGGCTACGGGACAGCCTTATTTTTTATATGGTAGAATGGAATATATTGTTTCGCCTATTTAAAGGAAAGAAGCTTGATGAAAGGAAGTTGAAATGTGAAAAGATTAGTCGTTGTCATCCCGATTATGGTTATCGTAGCAACAATCGCTATGTGGATGCTTGAGAAAGATTATTCGGATATTGAACCCTCAATAAGATTAATGATAACAGGTGGTGCAGCTATTCTATCAGGAATAATCTCGTATTTTTTAATGAGAAATGATATAGACAAAGTCGATCCACCTAAAAATAAGAAGTAATAAAAAAAGGGGGTGTCCAAAAAGTCATATAATTGGCTTTTAGGTGCCCCTCTCCATTTTATCCTCATCGCGAAAAAGGCAGGACCTGGTCATTGGATGCACTTCGAATGCCCCTCCCTGCGAAAAAAGTAGAACTACGGTAAATCGAACGCCTCCCGAATGCCCCTCCCTGCAAAAAAAGCAGAACCAAGGTAAATCGAACGTTTCCCGAATGCCCCTCCCTGCAAAAAAAGCAGGACGAGGGTAAATCGAACGCCATCCGAATGCCCCTCCCTGTGAAAAAAGCAGGACTAAGGTAAATCGAACGTCTCCCGAATGCCCCTAACTGCGAAAAAAGCAGGACTAAGGTAAATCGAACGTCTCCCGAATGTCCCTCCCTACGAAAAAAGCAGGACTAAGGTAAATCGATCGTCTCCCGAATGCCCCTAACTGCAAAAAAAGCAGAACTAAGGTAAATCGAACGTCTCCCGAATGCTCCTAACTGCAAAAAAGGGGTAAATCGAACGTCTCCCGAATGCCCCTCCCTGCAAAAAAAGCAGGACTAAGGTAAATCGAACGTCTCCCGAATGCCCCTCCCTGCAAAAAAAGCAGAACGAAGGTAAATCGAACGCCAACCGAATGTCCCTAACTGCGAAAAAGGCACTCCCAAGGTCAATTGAACGCACCCCACTCCAATCAACTGACATTTTTTTAAATCAGAGCAAGATGAAAAATCAGCAGAAAGCCGTTTTACCGATTTTCCTATTTATCGGACAGCTCCTTTTTATGATGAGGCGTTTACAGGATATAATTGTGTCTAACGTATAACAGTGACGAAAGTGTCATAATTAAGAGTTTCTTATTTTGTAACAAAACTTTGTTCAAACGTTCACAAACAAATTTGTTTCTATAGATATAATGAAGATAGATCAAATTTGGAGGGATCACATTAATGGATGCAGTTTTACTGGCAAGGATTCAGTTTGCTTCAACTACATTGTTTCATTTTATATTCGTGCCCTTATCTATTGGTTTAGCATTGTTAATTGCGATTATGCAAACCATGTATGTTATAAAAAAAGATGAAGTTTATTTAAAGATGACGAAGTTTTGGAGTATCTTTTTCCTAATTAACTTTGCTGTCGGTGTTGTAACTGGTATTATTCAAGAGTTTCAGTTTGGGATGAACTGGTCTACTTACTCTCGCTTTGTCGGAGATATTTTCGGTGCACCGTTAGCAGTTGAAGCGTTATTTGCCTTTTTTATGGAATCAACTTTTATTGGTTTATGGGTTTTTGGTTGGAATCGACTACCTACAAAGCTTCATTTGGCATGTATTTGGCTTGTTTCAATTGGAACAATCGCTTCTGCATTTTGGATATTAGCTGCCAACTCATTCATGCATAATCCTGTTGGCTTTGTAATGCAAAATGGTAGAGCAGAAATGAATGATATTGTTGCGTTGCTGACTAATCCAAAATTATGGGTCGCTTTTCCGCATACTGTATTTGGTAGTTTCGCCACAGGCGCGTTCTTTATTATCGGTGTGAGTGCGTGGAATATAATAAAAAAGAAAGACATCGATTTATTTAAGCGTTCGATGAATGTTTCATTAATTATCGGATTAATTGCCGGATTGGGGCTAGCATTCACTGGCCACTCGCAGGCAACATATTTAATGCATGCACAACCGATGAAAATGGCAGCAGCTGAAGGATTGTGGGAAGATAGCGATGACCCGGCAGCATGGACGCTCGTGACTAAAATTGATGTAGAAAATAAAGTTAGTACGAATCGACTGGAAATTCCTTACCTATTAAGTTATTTAGCATATGGTAAGTTTGAAGGAAAAGTCCAAGGAATGAATACACTGCAGGAAAAATATGTGTTGAAATATGGTGACGGAAGCTATGTGCCACCTGTAAAAACAACATTTTGGAGCTTCCGGATTATGGCTGGAACTGGTGGAATGTTAATTCTATTAAGCTCATTAGGTTTATTTTTATCGTATCGGAAAAAGCTAGAAAAAAGTACAAAATACTTAAAAATAATGGTTCCTGTCATATTATTACCATTTATCGGAAACTCCTTTGGTTGGATTATGTCAGAAATGGGACGGCAGCCATGGGTTGTTAATGGATTAATGAAAACAGCTGATGGGATTTCTCCGAATGTTTCAGCAGGACAGATATTATTTTCGCTTATTTCCTTTTCGACAATTTATACATTGCTTGGAATTACGACGGTGTTTTTGTTCATTAAAGTAATTAAACAAGGACCACATGAAAAACCAAAAGATGATATTTCTACTACAGATCCTTTTGAGACGGGAGGGTTAGAACATGCAGCTAAGTGAGATATGGTTTGTGTTAATTGGTGTTCTATTTGTCGGATTCATGTTTCTCGAAGGATTTGACTTCGGAGTAGGAATGAGTACGAAGTTTCTCGCTAAAAGTGACTTAGAAAAGCGGGTGTTAATTAATACAATTGGTCCGTTTTGGGATGCGAATGAAGTATGGCTAATAACAGCTGGCGGCGCGATGTTTGCTGCTTTTCCCCATTGGTATGCAACGTTATTCAGTGGTTTTTATATTCCATTCGTTGTGTTACTACTTGCGTTAATTGCAAGAGGTGTAGCATTTGAGTTTAGAGGGAAGGTACAGACGGAACGATGGGTTAAAACATGGGATTGGTCCATACTGCTAGGGAGCATACTGCCGCCATTTTTACTTGGTGTCGTATTTTCCAGTTTAATTAAGGGTCTCCCGATCGACGAAGATATGAATATGTATGCGGGATTATTAGATTTTGTGAATATATATACAGTGATCGGTGGAATTTTATTTGTGCTATTGTCCTATTTACATGGGTTGATGTTTATTTCACTGAAAACGACTGGAAATATGCGGGAACGAGCACGTAAAGAGGCACAGAAAATATATATTATTAGCGGAGCGGTTCTCGTAGCATTTATTGTTTTAACTGCGATTTATACAGAGGCATTTACAGAAAAGGGATCGATCTTAATTCCTATATATGTGATCGCGATAATATTATATGGTTTACTATTCATTCTTTTACGCAATAAAAAAGAAGGACTTAGTTTCACAATGACTGGATTAATTATCATTCTGATTATGACATCCTTTTTTATCGCCTTATTTCCTAATGTAATGATCAGTTCAGTGGATGTAGCTAATAATATGTCCATTTATAAAGCCGCTTCTGGGCAATATTCCTTGCGTATAATGACAATTGTTGCAGCAACAATGATTCCAATCGTGCTTGGTTATACGATTTGGAGTTATTATATATTCCGTAAACGAGTGACGGAGGAGAAGGAGCATTTAGAATACTAATGGATAAACATTTGCTTCACTACAAAGGTAGTAAATCTGTCATGGCACTTGTCGGGTTGCTCACAGTTGTCCAAGCAGTCGCTATTATCGTTCAAGCTTTATATTTATCGAAAGCAATTACACAGATGTTTCATGGGACTGCTTGGTCAGCAGTCCTTCCCTCGTTTTTTATTTTCCTTGGGGCACATATTTCTCGCCACTTTCTGCAATGGGGAAAGGAGAGAGTAACGTATCGGTTTGCTGATCTCACTGCGCTAGAATTTCAACAATTACTTATTAGGCAAGTGTTTAAACTTGGACCCCGTAGTATTGGGAAACATGGTTCAGGAAGCCTAATTACACTTGCACTTGAGGGAATTCCTCAATTCAAAACGTATTTAGAATTGTTTATTCCCCG harbors:
- the cydB gene encoding cytochrome d ubiquinol oxidase subunit II; translated protein: MQLSEIWFVLIGVLFVGFMFLEGFDFGVGMSTKFLAKSDLEKRVLINTIGPFWDANEVWLITAGGAMFAAFPHWYATLFSGFYIPFVVLLLALIARGVAFEFRGKVQTERWVKTWDWSILLGSILPPFLLGVVFSSLIKGLPIDEDMNMYAGLLDFVNIYTVIGGILFVLLSYLHGLMFISLKTTGNMRERARKEAQKIYIISGAVLVAFIVLTAIYTEAFTEKGSILIPIYVIAIILYGLLFILLRNKKEGLSFTMTGLIIILIMTSFFIALFPNVMISSVDVANNMSIYKAASGQYSLRIMTIVAATMIPIVLGYTIWSYYIFRKRVTEEKEHLEY
- a CDS encoding ABC transporter substrate-binding protein, with the translated sequence MKKLLILLSTFVLVFVLAGCNNGKDSKKITVGAKNFTEQFILSKMTTIMLEENGFDVKEKSNLASLALRSALENKQVDLTWDYTGTGLVTYLKEDPISDGQEALKKLNELDKKNDIAWSNITEADNTYALVMRADQAKELGISTLSDFASYMNEHPDKLKMASHAEFANRPDGIPGVEKEYGFEFADGSIVEMDSGLTYAALKDKQVDVSVAFATDARIKEFDFIILEDNKSFFPSYQAAVAMTIKTKEKYPEIEEILAPLQDILNSETLRDLNYQVDIEEKSEDAVAREFLIENGLIEK
- a CDS encoding cytochrome ubiquinol oxidase subunit I codes for the protein MDAVLLARIQFASTTLFHFIFVPLSIGLALLIAIMQTMYVIKKDEVYLKMTKFWSIFFLINFAVGVVTGIIQEFQFGMNWSTYSRFVGDIFGAPLAVEALFAFFMESTFIGLWVFGWNRLPTKLHLACIWLVSIGTIASAFWILAANSFMHNPVGFVMQNGRAEMNDIVALLTNPKLWVAFPHTVFGSFATGAFFIIGVSAWNIIKKKDIDLFKRSMNVSLIIGLIAGLGLAFTGHSQATYLMHAQPMKMAAAEGLWEDSDDPAAWTLVTKIDVENKVSTNRLEIPYLLSYLAYGKFEGKVQGMNTLQEKYVLKYGDGSYVPPVKTTFWSFRIMAGTGGMLILLSSLGLFLSYRKKLEKSTKYLKIMVPVILLPFIGNSFGWIMSEMGRQPWVVNGLMKTADGISPNVSAGQILFSLISFSTIYTLLGITTVFLFIKVIKQGPHEKPKDDISTTDPFETGGLEHAAK
- a CDS encoding ABC transporter permease, giving the protein MNKKKLIANIVKVISWIFVIVFFYWAIKNNMLTHIYEEPDKFLRLLKQHLTIVLVSGLAAIFTAIPLGILLTRPRFRKGEWLFVNIANLGQTIPSLAILALAMGFLGIGIKAAIIALYVFSVLPILQNTIAGLDSVDKQTIDAAKGMGFTPTQVLWKIEMPQASFFIFAGIRTALVINIGTAALAYLIGGGGLGVWVFTGIQLFDNGFLLSGAIPITILAIVIDYLCRGLEYLVVPKGLRLARKRNG